In Nitratiruptor sp. YY09-18, a single window of DNA contains:
- a CDS encoding EAL domain-containing protein has product MQNFLTPQLRDKLILTTPKGALGNVAAFLLVLALVWPKIDSNLIIWSIFFILVVTARLYLYFLYKNRRVVLQQIIRFYITLAILTAVVWAGVLWLVFNDADTIHRLFLGFIFSGLAAGGVVLFSVIVQLSIAYASILLLSYAFWSFMHGVKIDWLIGLGAIFLWLYLVKISKDLHQMFADVISLTHQKEKYALDLQKSLKRLKMLFDNIPVGIFFYDKELRILDANEEVFTILGLNYEKFLGYELTKLTDERLINALKESIAQGRGIKLEGEFIIENPYKRICMRLHVTPVYNERGEIVGGLGIIQDITHEYEAKKKLEHYAQFYLTNPNPVLQLDCKTHKIVVENDAAKELRILMSDWEAFQDQLCETSKQKVEKQIGKKYYSFFVVDVNRHLRNVYAEDITAQKLAAKEAEFYAYYDELTKLPRKKIFVEFVKKAMKHAKRYKRLNALLFLDLDDFKKINDTFGHSVGDMFLITVAGRLQKILRGEDVITRFGGDEFAILLTNLPGNTTLAKEKVEHVIEKIFEEFNIPLFIDGVKIYPSISIGVALFDYGDVDEFMKNADIAMYAAKKSGKNRALFFDEYMHINLLQKNRIFNDLEQVQLSKDFLLYLQPIYNLQKRDFDSAEALIRWNFKQKSIMSPALFIDLLKESKQLYRVTLWILQEATKLASEFDNFEYISVNIGLQDLLHPDFQKDIGYLIEQQNIAPERLVLEITESEAVEDFAAMQQQIEYLKSLGFRIAIDDFGAGYPSLYYLKHFSVDMIKIDKSFIDNLEESQKDFVLIRAVLELARVLDLGSVVEGVERESQIKILENLDAKRVQGYYFAEPMPKDKLVQFLQKTTSSHSH; this is encoded by the coding sequence ATGCAAAACTTTTTGACACCACAACTTCGCGATAAACTCATTCTTACAACTCCTAAAGGTGCTCTGGGTAATGTTGCAGCATTTCTCCTTGTACTTGCTCTTGTATGGCCGAAGATTGATTCAAATTTAATTATTTGGAGTATCTTTTTTATTCTTGTGGTCACTGCGCGACTTTATCTCTATTTTTTATATAAAAACAGAAGAGTTGTACTTCAGCAAATTATTCGTTTCTATATTACGTTAGCAATTTTGACTGCTGTGGTATGGGCTGGTGTTTTATGGCTTGTATTTAACGATGCTGATACTATTCACAGACTTTTTTTGGGATTTATTTTTAGTGGATTGGCTGCAGGTGGAGTGGTTCTCTTTTCTGTGATAGTGCAACTTAGTATTGCATATGCTTCTATACTTCTTCTCTCCTATGCATTTTGGTCTTTTATGCATGGTGTCAAAATAGATTGGCTCATTGGGCTTGGTGCAATATTTTTGTGGCTCTATCTTGTAAAAATTTCAAAAGATCTGCATCAGATGTTTGCTGATGTCATAAGTCTTACGCATCAAAAGGAGAAATACGCCCTAGATCTTCAAAAATCTCTCAAACGTTTGAAGATGCTCTTTGATAATATTCCTGTGGGAATATTTTTTTATGATAAAGAGCTACGGATTTTGGATGCTAACGAAGAGGTCTTTACGATTTTAGGTCTTAATTATGAGAAATTTTTAGGATATGAGCTTACAAAACTCACAGATGAGCGCTTGATCAATGCATTGAAGGAGAGCATAGCGCAGGGAAGAGGTATTAAACTCGAAGGTGAATTTATCATAGAAAATCCTTACAAACGTATCTGTATGCGCCTTCATGTGACACCTGTTTATAATGAACGCGGTGAGATAGTGGGAGGTCTTGGTATTATACAAGATATTACTCATGAGTATGAGGCCAAAAAGAAACTCGAGCACTATGCACAGTTTTATCTTACAAATCCAAATCCTGTCCTGCAGCTTGATTGCAAGACCCATAAAATAGTAGTAGAAAATGATGCAGCCAAAGAGCTGCGCATATTAATGAGTGATTGGGAAGCTTTTCAAGATCAACTCTGTGAAACTTCTAAGCAAAAAGTAGAGAAGCAGATAGGTAAAAAGTATTACAGTTTTTTTGTCGTTGATGTCAATCGCCATCTGCGCAATGTGTATGCAGAGGATATCACTGCACAAAAATTAGCAGCCAAAGAGGCTGAATTTTATGCTTATTATGATGAGCTTACAAAACTCCCACGCAAAAAGATTTTTGTAGAGTTTGTTAAAAAGGCGATGAAGCACGCAAAGCGATACAAGCGTCTTAATGCTCTGCTTTTTTTGGATCTTGATGATTTTAAAAAAATCAACGATACATTTGGTCACAGCGTGGGTGACATGTTTTTGATCACAGTGGCTGGACGATTGCAAAAGATTTTGCGAGGAGAGGATGTGATTACGCGCTTTGGGGGAGATGAGTTTGCGATTTTGCTTACAAACTTACCAGGTAATACTACTCTAGCCAAAGAGAAAGTGGAACATGTCATAGAGAAGATTTTTGAAGAGTTCAATATACCTCTTTTTATCGATGGAGTGAAAATTTATCCTTCTATAAGTATAGGTGTAGCCCTTTTTGATTATGGTGATGTGGATGAGTTTATGAAAAATGCGGATATTGCTATGTATGCAGCCAAAAAATCAGGCAAAAATAGAGCTCTCTTTTTTGATGAGTATATGCACATAAACCTCTTGCAAAAAAACAGGATATTTAACGACTTAGAGCAAGTACAGCTCTCTAAAGATTTTTTGTTGTATCTGCAGCCAATTTATAATCTGCAAAAGAGGGATTTCGATAGTGCTGAAGCATTGATACGTTGGAATTTTAAACAAAAAAGCATCATGTCACCGGCTCTTTTTATCGATCTTTTAAAGGAGAGTAAGCAGCTTTATAGAGTCACATTGTGGATATTGCAAGAGGCTACGAAGCTAGCCAGCGAGTTTGACAATTTTGAGTATATTAGTGTCAACATAGGCCTTCAAGATCTCCTCCATCCAGATTTTCAAAAAGATATTGGATATTTGATTGAGCAGCAGAATATAGCTCCAGAGCGCTTAGTATTGGAGATTACTGAGAGTGAGGCTGTGGAGGATTTTGCAGCTATGCAGCAGCAAATTGAATACTTGAAATCTTTAGGATTTCGCATAGCAATAGATGATTTTGGTGCCGGATATCCATCGCTCTATTATCTCAAGCATTTTTCGGTAGATATGATAAAGATTGATAAAAGTTTTATAGACAATCTTGAAGAGAGTCAGAAAGATTTTGTACTCATCAGAGCTGTTTTGGAGCTAGCAAGGGTTCTTGATCTTGGGAGTGTTGTCGAAGGGGTTGAGAGAGAATCACAGATTAAAATTTTAGAAAATTTGGATGCTAAGAGAGTCCAGGGCTACTATTTTGCCGAACCTATGCCAAAAGATAAGCTAGTGCAGTTTTTACAAAAGACTACTTCCTCGCATAGTCACTAA
- a CDS encoding DUF302 domain-containing protein, with amino-acid sequence MKKIILLLLISFLLSAKSLNPLLQSPHIVQKRSKNSYYTTIKKLKYIIKKKGFKIIAAIDHTKMAKSVKVRIDPAYLIIFGNPKVGAKLMKLDVRAGLDLPMRILVFRLKGKTYISYHKPIELLRYYHLQKRLLLQMDKVLDQISDYARK; translated from the coding sequence ATGAAAAAGATTATTCTGTTGCTGCTCATCTCCTTCTTACTTAGCGCAAAAAGCCTCAATCCACTCTTGCAATCACCACATATTGTCCAAAAGAGGAGCAAAAATAGCTACTATACAACCATCAAAAAACTCAAATACATCATCAAAAAAAAGGGCTTTAAGATCATTGCTGCCATAGATCATACAAAAATGGCCAAAAGTGTAAAAGTGAGGATAGATCCGGCATACCTCATCATCTTTGGTAACCCAAAAGTTGGTGCAAAACTCATGAAACTTGATGTGCGTGCAGGACTCGATCTGCCTATGCGTATACTCGTCTTTCGTCTCAAAGGCAAAACATATATTTCCTACCATAAACCAATAGAACTGCTACGCTACTACCATCTGCAAAAAAGGTTACTTTTGCAAATGGACAAGGTTTTAGATCAGATTAGTGACTATGCGAGGAAGTAG